CCCGGCACGGCCCCGGCGCCGGCCCCCTCATGCTCGTCGTCGGCGTGGCCGTGCTGGGACTGCTCGCCGCAGTGCTGCCGCTCGCCACCCAGTACGTTCAGTCGCGGCTCACCCGAGGCATCGTGCTGCGCGTTCAGGAGGATCTGTTCTCCTCCGTCAACAGGTTCGACGGCATTGCGAAGTTCGAGTCCCCGCGCTTCCTCGACAGTCTCCAGCTCGCCCAGCAATCGGCGATCGGGGCACCGCAGGCGATCACCCAGTCCCTGTTCGGACTGATCCAGAACACCCTCTCCGTGTCGAGTCTCCTCACCGTGCTCCACTTCATCTCCCCCACGATGACGGTCCTGACGGTGGCGGCCGCCCTTCCCGCCCTGGCCATCCAGATCCGCCTGAGCAGGCAGCGCGCGAAGATGGTGTGGTCGATCAGCCCGCGCAACCGGCGCCAGATCTTCTACCAGAGCCTGATGACCAACGTCTCCGCCATCAAGGAGACCAAGCTCTTCGGGATCGGCTCGTTCCTCCTCGGCCGGATGAACAGCGAGACCCGCGCCATCAACGCCGCCGAGGAACGGGTGGACCGCAAGGCACTCCTCGCCCAGGCTCCCCTCGCGGTCCTCGGTGCCGTGATCGCGGGCAGCGGCATGGTCTGGATCGTCGGAGCCGCGACGTCAGGTACCTTCAACGCCGGTGACATCACCGCCTTCATCACCACGATCGGCGGCGTCCAGGGCTCGCTCACCTCAACCGTCGCCCTGGTGACGACCTATCATCATGCCCTGGTTCTCTATGGGCACTACGTAGAGGTGACCACGGCGGCCAACGACCTGCCGGCCGCCCGCACCTCCGGCGCAACCCCCGCCCTGGCCCACCGCATCACGTTCGACGACGTCTGGTTCCGCTACAGCGAGGACGGGCCTTGGGTGCTCCGCGGCGTCAGCTTCACGATCGAACAGGGAAGTTCCCTCGCGCTCGTGGGGCTCAACGGAGCCGGCAAGTCGACCGTCGTGAAACTGCTGTTGCGCCTCTACGACCCGGAGAAGGGCGTCATCCGTTGGGACGGGGCGGATCTGCGCAACCTCGATCTCCCGACCCTGCGTGACCGGATCAGCGCCGTCTTCCAGGACTTCGTCCGCTACGACCTCTCCGCCGCGGAGAACATCGGTATCGGGGACGTACAGCGGCTCGACGACCAGTCCCGTATCGAGGCCTCGGCGAAGGAGGCCGGCATCCACGAACACCTCACCGGCCTGTCCCGCGGCTACCACACCTTGCTCTCCCGGACGTTCCCCGACATGGAGGGCGACCCCGACGCCGACTTCGCGGGCGTCGTCCTCTCCGGCGGGCAGTGGCAGCGCCTCGCCCTGGCGCGGGCCCTGATGCGCGTCGGCCGGGACCTCCTCGTCCTGGACGAACCCAGCTCGGGCATGGACCCAGCGGCGGAACAACAGCTGCACGCCCAGTTGAAGGTCTACCGGGAGGGCGCCACGAGCCTCCTCATCTCGCACCGCCTCGGCGTCCTCCGCGACGCCGACCGCATCATCGTGCTGGAGGACGGCCGCATCACGGAGTCCGGCAGTCACGACGAACTCATGCGGATCGACGGGGAGTACGCGAGACTCTTCACCATCCAGGCGGCGAACTACACCGAGAACATCGAATCCGGAGCAACCCTGTGAACGCACGTATCCGCCCCTGGCACCTGCTCGGGATCGTCCCCGTGTCGACTGCCGCGGCCGTCTGGTGGATCAGGCGCACCTACGTGGCCGTAAACGTCGTCGGAAGCAGCATGGAACCCACGCTCCGCCCCGGCGCCCGGGTCATCGTCCGCAGGGGAGCCGTGCGTCTGAGGGCCGATGATCTGGTCGTCATCGCCGAGCCAGACGCCATCACCGGCTGGCCGCAGAGCGGCCGGCCCGCGCCGCGGGGGCTGGACGAGTCGCCGTGGAACATCAAGCGGGCCGTGGGAATGCCCGGTGACCCCATGCCCGCCGGATCGTCACAGCCGGGTCCCGTTCCTCCCGGGCACATCGCCGTCAAGGGCGACGGCCCGTACAGCAGTGACTCCCGGCACTTCGGGCCGTGCCCCCAGGACCAGATCCTGGGGCGGGTCGTGCGCGTCCTGCGGACGGGTGCGCCGACCGGCTGAGGCAGGCAGGGACACACGAAGAGGGTGCCCGGCCGGTACGTACGGCAGGGCACCCTGTCTCGTGTTCAGTGCGTCACCACACCGGGACGACCTGCTTCTCCTCGGCGAAGTGGCACGCGGACTCGTGCGCGGCCAGGGTGTCCTGACCCTTGAACCGCTCCGGGATCGCGAGCACCGGGATCTCGGTGGAACCGCGTCCTGCGCCTTCCAGCACCGGGTGCGGAAGCGGCAGCCCTAGGCCGTGTCCGTAAAGTTGTTGGCTCGTTACTCCGTTTGTGGTGCGTCGACATGAACTGACGGATGAGTCGTGGGCGTTGATCGCTCCGTTGCTGGCGCCGGGCCGTATGGGCCGGCCCGTGCGGGACCGGCGCCAGGTGGTCAACGGGATCCTTTGGAAGCTGTCCACCGGGGCCGCCTGGCGTGACCTGCCCGAGCGGTACGGGCCGTGGAAGACGGTCTACGAACGCTTCCGGCACTGGTCCGCCGACGGCACCTGGGACCGGCTGCTGGCCCACGTCCAGCAGCACTCCGACGCCGTCGGGACCGTCGACTGGTCGATCGTCTGCGTGGACTCGACCACGGTCCGCGCGCATCAGCATGCGGCCGGGGCCCGAAAAGGGGGCCCTGGGAAGGCGAGGCACTCGGCCGATCACGCGGCGGGCTGACCAGCAAGATCCACCTGGCCTGCGACGGCCAGGGCCGGCCACTGGCCTTCACCCTGACCGGCGGGAACGTCAACGACTGCACCCAGTTCGAGGCGGTCATGGACCGGATCCGCGTCGCCCGGCCGGGGCCCGGCAGGCCCCGGACCCGGCCCCAGCGCGTGGTCGCAGACAAGGGCTACTCGGCCCGCAAGATCCGGGCCTACCTGAGGCGACGCGGGATCGCCTGCACGATCCCGGAGCGGATCGACCAGATCAACGGGCGCATCCGCCGCGGCGAGACCCGCTGCCGCCTCGACCGGACCGCCTACCGGCGCCGCAACGTTGTCGAACGCTGTTTCAGCCGGCTCAAGCAGAACCGGGCCCTGGCCACCCGCTACGACAAACGCGCCGTCCACTACCAAGCCATGGTCACCCTCGCCTGCCTCCGACTCTGGCTCCCATGACTTTCCGGACACGACCTAGCAGCGCCTGGGTGTAGGGGTGCGTCGGGTGCTTGTAGATCTGCGCGTCCGTACCGATCTCGGCCGGATGGGGCGACGTCACGCGGGGACGCCGAGCGGCGGGTGCTCGAGCACGCTGGGCTTGTACTCGACCAACTGGATGCGGTTGTCGAAGGTGCGGTGCTCGATCATCTCAAGGGCAACGTCCGGATAGCCGTCGTAGATGCGTTCCTCGCCCGTGGCCCCGGTGATCACCGGAAACATCACGACCCGGAAGCGGTCGACGAGCCCCGCCCGTAGCAGGGACCGGCACAGGCTGAGGCTGCCGATCGTGCTGAGGAGCCCCGAGCCACTCGACTTCATGGCGCGAACCGCCTCGACGGCATCATCTCGGACGAGCGTGGAGTTGGCCCACGTCAGTGGCTCCTCGAGCGAGGAGGAGAACACCACCTTGGAGGCTCGCGTGAGCTCGTCGAAGGACGCCTCTTCCTCAGGCCTGAACTCGTCCTGGCCACTCGGGACCTCGCCTGCGGCGAAGCCCGACATCAGGCGGTAGGTGTTCGCTCCCATCAGGTAGGTGACCTCGGGCTGCTCGCCGAGCCATGCGAGGTACTCCGGCCCCTCGAGGCCCCAGAACCCGGGCCACCCCTCTCCCGATGCGTATCCGTCGAGGGAGGTGATGAAGTCGACGAGAAGCTCCGACATGGCGGTGTCCTTTCTTCGGTATCACGAGCTTGGACCGGCCGGGAGCCACAAACTCATCGGCCGCGCCGTGAAGTAACGAGAAACCCATGACGCTGCAGCCGATCAGGTCGGCGGGGCGGCTTCTTGCGCGGCTCCGGCCAAGCCGCGTTCACTGGCTTGCGTACCGTCCGAAAGGTCACGTCGTACTTGCGCTCCAGGGCCCGCATCGAGGCACCAGCCCGGCGATCGCGCTGGACGCCGGCGTACAACCCAGCTTCGGCCGACGCACCATGACCAGCACCTCTCTCCTGAAGGAGCAGGCGGAGTGCGAAGCCGGTGAGGCCGGGTAGCTGGCTCGCGACGACTGCGTCGATCCAGGTGGAGAGCCTGGTGCCGAGGCGGCCTGTGGGCGCGTGCTCGGCAACCGGCTCGCTGTACAGGCGCCATTTCCACAGATCCTCATCAAGCTCCCCGCCGGCCGGCAACGGGACACCCAGCGCGCTTATCCCGGTCCATCAGAGCGGGGCTTTCTGCTGGGGTGTTTGGTTCGGTGGGGTCCGGCGGCAGTGCGGTTGTCGGCGTAGTTCCAGATGTCGGCACGGCGGTAGTAGCGGCGTGGGCGTCCACTGGGGAGCGCTTCTTCTTTGGCCGGCTCGGGCCAGCTGCGGGGCATGCGTGTGGGGTAGTGGGCGATGCTGGCAGGTGGGACGCCGAGGACGCGGGCAACCTGGGCGAGGGTGAGGAGGTCGTCGGGGCTTCCGCTGCGGTCGATGTCGAGGTCTCGTCGCTGGGTGTTCCTCTTGTACTCGACATACCAGGCGTCCCAGTCGTCCTGGTTCCAGTACATGACGCGTTCGAGGGTTTTGACGGGCTCGGGGTGCCCGTTGTCATCACGGAGGGCCCAAAGGCGTTCGAGGGTGCTGCGGGCAAGGCCGTGGCGTTCTTGGAGGCCGGTGCGGCTGATCAGGTGAGTTGTGTTGTTCCGTTCTTGGTACCAGTGGTCCCATTCGGCGGCGTCCCAGATCAGTTCGCGGCCTGCATGGCCGAGTGCTTCGGGGTGGCCGGTCCATCGGCGGTTTCGGTACCACTCTTCGAGCGGCGAGAGTGCCATGCCGTAGGCGGCCATGAGGTCGCGGCGGGTGTAGACCTTGCGGTCTTCGTGTTGTGTCATGGTCACTCAGGACGCATCGTCGATGAGCCCGAAGTCCTCCGGGAACTCTTCCAGGAACTGGCGGCGAGCCAGGTTGCTCTCGGCGGCTGCCATCTCGCTGACCAGCTCGATCAGTTCCTTTCGCTGATCACTGTGAAGCGTGCTGACCGCGTGGGCAACGCCCTCCATGACCTTGACCGCGTCGTCCTGATCCATCTGCTCGTCTTCGCTGCCATCGATGAACCACAGGACATCGACCAAAGCCTCGGCCAAGGCGCGAGCCAGGGATGGGAAAGAGGACGTCACGAGAACCTCCGAGCGGATCAGCGGCACAGTCTGGCCATCCCACCACACGCCACCTGCATCACTGTCCGTAAGCCTCCACGAGATGTGGACCAGAGCCCCTGGGCAGAGCCGGCCGGGCCAGGGCTGGGCGAGCATGAGGTGACCGGCAGCGAGGGGCAGCTCCTCGTTGGCGACGGCTACATCATCCGCGCTCACCGTCAGCTTCGGCCCGGCGGCAGCGTGTCTACGCCGTGCCGTGTGCCCACGTCGGTGGCCGTCCCATGAATCCACTCCCGTCGAATGCGGTCGGCGCGCTCGCCGGGATGCTGCGCGAGGGCCGCCAGAACCGCAGGCTCAAGCGGACCGGGCCACACCTCGGTACTGCCTTCGGGGCCACGGTTGTTCAGTGCTTCTGCTAGCCGGTGACCGTCCCGGCGGCGAGCAGCAGGGCCAGAGCACCGCAGGCGTCGAAGACGCCGCACCATTCGGACCACTGCCGGGGCACGACCCGGGCTCTTGCGTAATGGACGGCGTCCCAGACGGCGTGGCCCAGCCAGCCGGCCGCGAGGACGAGCAGGGCGAGGGTGCCGTTCAGGCAAGCGGCCGACAGGGCGACGGCTGCGAAGCACACGAGGCCGGCGAGCTGTCCGGCGAGGGCGCCCGGGCGCCGCAGTTCCCCCCGAAACACGCCGAAGAGTAGGTAGAACAGCGGCATCGCGGCGAGGACTCCCGCGAGGAACTCCGGGGCGGGCCGGCCGTCGAGGAAGGTCAGAGCCGCCAGGGCCAGGGCGATCAAAGTCGGCCAGCGGTGCGCGATCGTGTGCATCGGGGTGCCTCCCGCGTGCGGACGTACGGACGAATGTGGGCGAGAACCACTGTCCGTGGCGTCCGGGCCGGCGGGAAGCGGTGGCCGGCCGCCATGTCCTTTCCCTTGGGGTACCCGTCCTTCCGGCATAGGGTCAGGCGCATGGCGGAGAGGCTCATGGTGGTGGTCGGCTACGAGGCGGCCGAGTTGCTGGACATCGCGTGCGTGACCACGACCCTGGCCATGGCAAACGGGATCGGTGCGC
This sequence is a window from Streptomyces sp. HUAS YS2. Protein-coding genes within it:
- a CDS encoding S26 family signal peptidase; amino-acid sequence: MSTAAAVWWIRRTYVAVNVVGSSMEPTLRPGARVIVRRGAVRLRADDLVVIAEPDAITGWPQSGRPAPRGLDESPWNIKRAVGMPGDPMPAGSSQPGPVPPGHIAVKGDGPYSSDSRHFGPCPQDQILGRVVRVLRTGAPTG
- a CDS encoding ABC transporter ATP-binding protein, yielding MATVGGWREFLSRTVSIVALTWRAGPGAFLIHLSCTLVQGLIPAGVALQLKWLLNQIGQDPARHGPGAGPLMLVVGVAVLGLLAAVLPLATQYVQSRLTRGIVLRVQEDLFSSVNRFDGIAKFESPRFLDSLQLAQQSAIGAPQAITQSLFGLIQNTLSVSSLLTVLHFISPTMTVLTVAAALPALAIQIRLSRQRAKMVWSISPRNRRQIFYQSLMTNVSAIKETKLFGIGSFLLGRMNSETRAINAAEERVDRKALLAQAPLAVLGAVIAGSGMVWIVGAATSGTFNAGDITAFITTIGGVQGSLTSTVALVTTYHHALVLYGHYVEVTTAANDLPAARTSGATPALAHRITFDDVWFRYSEDGPWVLRGVSFTIEQGSSLALVGLNGAGKSTVVKLLLRLYDPEKGVIRWDGADLRNLDLPTLRDRISAVFQDFVRYDLSAAENIGIGDVQRLDDQSRIEASAKEAGIHEHLTGLSRGYHTLLSRTFPDMEGDPDADFAGVVLSGGQWQRLALARALMRVGRDLLVLDEPSSGMDPAAEQQLHAQLKVYREGATSLLISHRLGVLRDADRIIVLEDGRITESGSHDELMRIDGEYARLFTIQAANYTENIESGATL
- a CDS encoding dihydrofolate reductase family protein → MSELLVDFITSLDGYASGEGWPGFWGLEGPEYLAWLGEQPEVTYLMGANTYRLMSGFAAGEVPSGQDEFRPEEEASFDELTRASKVVFSSSLEEPLTWANSTLVRDDAVEAVRAMKSSGSGLLSTIGSLSLCRSLLRAGLVDRFRVVMFPVITGATGEERIYDGYPDVALEMIEHRTFDNRIQLVEYKPSVLEHPPLGVPA